A region from the Drosophila ananassae strain 14024-0371.13 chromosome 2L, ASM1763931v2, whole genome shotgun sequence genome encodes:
- the LOC6499662 gene encoding HEAT repeat-containing protein 5B isoform X3 codes for MENLNFARTPQFLRKVIYEARRSFIHSDSAATASAAPDPEEEASSEMELAHTLTLNEEALKQLPEHKRPVFELEWLRYLEKALPTVAKSEIKASQKKLVQQLSERIQGAPGPPMRKLIASALATLFSVGDTFMLFDTVNACNDILKNKDDSPSYLPTKLAAICVLGSMYEKLGRMMGRTYEDTVQILIRTLRNAESQARIEIMHTLEKVSAGMGTAIANVHKDIYKAAKHCLLDRVMAVRVAAARCILKMIYSAPFLYQTELESLGTLCFRAFDGSNYEVRCAVAQLLGTLLAYTQQLAELATGKKKQTQAAALQAAKGANQRLVSLDEALGILMSGFLRGGASFLKGTGEIIKGSSGVNREVRVGVTHAYVVFVQFMGSVWLERQLSTFLAHVLDLVANPKAACSHVDAVYSRKCINFILRSTIGKMLGEKAQSAACKELVHLVAKQMNSIDFNPENAKDSNQETLFSQHLLVCALQELSSLLIGLGTTAQNLLGDQSLQAIDATCAVLVHPCAAARLAAAWCLRCACVAVPGQITPLIDRFVEAIEQMRSSPEAVAGYSCALAAILGSVRYSPLGIPHTKGKVVFNCAEELLRSASQNSRMSLHRTQAGWLLIGAIMTLGSPVVKGLLPRMLLLWRNSFPRSNKELESEKARGDAFTWQVTLEGRAGALSVMHSFLLNCPDLVTEDITRRLLTPIESALAMLVNLATVLKSYGTQLKAPAAMVRLRLFETLTLLPPTALEASYTHLLRMLVSEFTLSDNAANTTNSLLRTLCHGDDSIILGTWLQETNHRTIEDQLQPNSAAGSGALEHDPCCLYRPNWSAQGTGSTASGTVAASTSGGAIVGSTTNIQLISKAQQCPGPLPLGVAVIDMAVTLFGTIFPKVANKHRLQMLEHFAECIRQAKSSRQEAVQMNIFTALLCALKNLTDSKTSLGQEDVRKSATALIVASLTSSNSTIRCAAGEALGRLAQVVGDSHFTAELAQNSFDKLKSARDVVTRTGHSHALGCLHRYVGGMGSSQHLSTSVSILLALGQDSASPVVQAWSLYALAQIADSGGPMFRGYVDATLTLSLKLLLTVPHAHVDVHQCVGRVVNALITTVGPELQGGVASMRGSFLCSAALLQAHSDPLVQAEAIGCLQQLHLFACKSLQLEELVPTLVGMLASNYFILRKAAVSCLRQLAHREAKEVCELALTINAEQLPDLVITEYGLPGLLFSLLDTETDAEMLRNIHDTLTSMLQMLAADNLSSWLSLCKNVLTVAVEGGLNDDAAAAEQAKGKEGGGDQEDDDDEEEYADDVTEYRAEENTSTHPAVQPRWPTRVFAAQCVRRIIASCEAASAVHFDLLQAKEQQLIRSRGDYLILHLAELIRMSFMAATSDSDQLRLEGLRTLQEIIDRFANIPEPEFPGHLLLEQFQAQVGAALRPAFAPDTPSHVTAAACEVCSAWIGSGVARDIGDLRRVHQLLVSSLSKLSSKTNSTQLYNESMATLEKLSILKAWAEVYIVAMLSNGKAPASLLNLQSQESGIQSLTNVDADQDLPDSRGESLLGLVQPELHNLSTHWLSAMKDHALLLLPAEFQSQLPHDGGAFYTTDTINSSKPHYMASWPPILYASALWLRDEGFARHLDTDETTAESNNNQITHGSLSADRFHMIFGICMEALCSMRSSERPRNIISCLRSLHSIFDSDWARRQLVKDRALTIELCHVLHRQILTRDELLVQLLCVEILKQTIRAAREDLERKRDDNANSEDEKRGERLGEDDSMQPGSSHVYAVLEVCLCLFVRQIPSMNPTRQGSGLQLDFSYAKMATGTSFFSVLGDDNGLLVASGLQCVEQLLDLCTPKGALAILPTVLYMTTSIVKEIANKSSIDSTILANTSAVKAALQCLRSVCVHKWAKVEESSEEWQQLLQSALATIVDLTKTAGDNEERRVDEVTMLLAIAVFILHTPAAVVATPSLQYPCINHFRQCLQSEHMSVKLRCIETTRSIFAHADLKTATPYIHALAPRIIESLYAESSKAPSNELELQVTLESIVTVEQLIDLAEPQHRNMNLLQDIQMLTLLVPVLIGFLSEPCRLRTLPKYQRQLHDQALQWLLKIGPKYPKEFKALMGQTPELRQKLEAAIRSQQQSINIAQKASEAQRSGLLAKPQKPTIKLKTDFSNFQ; via the exons atgGAAAACTTAAACTTTGCACGCACGCCGCAGTTTCTGCGCAAAGTTATCTACGAGGCGCGCAg ATCGTTTATTCACAGCGACTCTGCCGCCACCGCATCCGCCGCCCCAGACCCCGAGGAGGAGGCATCGTCCGAGATGGAACTCGCCCACACACTGACCCTGAACGAGGAGGCCCTCAAGCAGCTGCCGGAGCACAAGCGTCCTGTCTTCGAGCTGGAATGGCTGCGCTACCTAGAGAAGGCTCTGCCCACGGTGGCCAAGTCCGAGATAAAGGCCAGCCAGAAGAAGCTGGTCCAGCAGCTCTCCGAGCGGATCCAGGGAGCACCAGGACCGCCCATGCGCAAGCTCATCGCCAGTGCCCTGGCCACGCTCTTCTCGGTGGGAGACACCTTCATGCTCTTCGACACCGTCAACGCCTGCAATGACATCCTCAAGAACAAGGACGACTCCCCCAGCTATCTCCCAACCAAGCT CGCCGCCATTTGCGTTCTGGGCTCCATGTACGAGAAGCTGGGCAGGATGATGGGTCGCACCTACGAGGACACTGTCCAGATCCTGATACGCACGCTGCGAAACGCCGAGTCACAGGCTCGCATCGAGATCATGCACACCCTGGAGAAGGTGAGCGCCGGCATGGGCACTGCCATCGCCAACGTTCACAAGGACATCTACAAGGCGGCCAAGCACTGCCTCCTGGACCGAGTAATGGCTGTTCGCGTGGCCGCTGCGCGCTGCATCCTGAAGATGATCTACAGTGCCCCGTTCCTCTACCAAACAGAACTGGAGAGCTTGGGAACCCTGTGCTTCCGGGCCTTCGACGGAAGCAACTACGAGGTGCGCTGCGCCGTGGCCCAGCTCCTGGGCACTCTTCTGGCGTACACCCAGCAACTGGCTGAGCTGGCCACTGGGAAGAAGAAACAGACCCAGGCGGCGGCTCTCCAGGCAGCCAAGGGAGCCAACCAGCGTCTAGTGTCGTTGGACGAAGCACTCGGAATTCTGATGTCTGGATTCCTGCGAGGAGGAGCCTCTTTTCTCAAAGGAACTGGAGAGATCATCAAGGGCAGCTCGGGTGTCAACCGGGAAGTGCGAGTGGGTGTCACCCACGCCTATGTGGTCTTCGTCCAGTTTATGGGGAGTGTGTGGTTGGAGCGCCAACTGAGCACTTTCCTTGCCCATGTCCTCGATCTGGTGGCCAATCCCAAGGCGGCCTGCTCCCATGTGGATGCAGTGTACTCCCGGAAATGCATCAACTTCATTCTCCGCTCCACCATCGGCAAGATGCTGGGCGAGAAGGCGCAAAGCGCCGCCTGCAAGGAACTCGTTCATTTGGTCGCCAAGCAGATGAACTCGATCGACTTCAATCCGGAGAACGCCAAGGACTCCAACCAGGAGACTCTGTTCAGTCAGCACTTGCTGGTGTGTGCCCTGCAGGAGCTGAGTTCGCTTCTGATCGGATTGGGCACGACCGCCCAGAATCTGTTAGGAGACCAATCCCTGCAGGCCATCGACGCCACatgtgcggtcttggtgcacCCGTGTGCCGCTGCCCGGCTGGCCGCCGCCTGGTGCCTGAGGTGTGCCTGCGTAGCGGTCCCTGGGCAGATCACGCCGTTGATCGATCGCTTTGTCGAGGCCATCGAGCAGATGCGATCCTCGCCAGAGGCAGTCGCCGGATATAGCTGCGCTTTGGCGGCCATTTTGGGAAGTGTGCGCTACTCGCCCCTGGGCATTCCTCACACCAAGGGAAAAGTGGTCTTCAACTGTGCGGAGGAACTGCTGCGTTCCGCTTCCCAGAATAGCCGCATGTCGCTGCACCGCACCCAGGCCGGATGGCTGTTGATCGGAGCCATCATGACCCTGGGATCGCCAGTCGTCAAGGGTTTGTTGCCGCGGATGCTTCTTCTGTGGCGCAACTCCTTCCCGAGATCCAACAAGGAGCTGGAGTCGGAGAAAGCCCGCGGTGATGCGTTCACCTGGCAGGTTACCCTGGAGGGCAGGGCGGGAGCACTGTCGGTGATGCACAGTTTCCTTTTGAACTGTCCCGACCTCGTCACCGAGGACATCACTCGCCGCCTGCTGACGCCCATCGAGAGTGCCCTAGCGATGCTGGTCAA TTTGGCCACTGTCCTGAAGAGCTACGGCACCCAGTTGAAGGCACCGGCCGCCATGGTGCGACTTCGCCTCTTTGAGACCCTCACGCTGCTGCCCCCCACTGCTTTGGAGGCCTCCTACACCCATCTCCTCCGCATGCTCGTTTCGGAGTTCACCCTTTCGGACAACGCAGCTAACACTACCAACTCGCTGCTGCGAACGCTGTGTCATGGTGATGATTCCATTATCCTGGGCACTTGGCTGCAGGAGACCAACCATCGCACCATCGAGGACCAG TTGCAACCAAATAGCGCTGCTGGATCGGGAGCCTTGGAACACGATCCCTGCTGCTTATACCGTCCCAACTGGTCAGCCCAAGGAACCGGATCCACGGCAAGTGGTACTGTGGCAGCTTCAACGTCCGGCGGAGCCATCGTCGGCTCCACCACCAACATCCAACTGATCAGCAAGGCGCAGCAGTGTCCCGGGCCATTGCCTCTTGGAGTGGCCGTGATTGACATGGCGGTGACCCTCTTCGGAACCATTTTCCCCAAGGTAGCCAACAAGCATCGTCTGCAAATGCTGGAGCACTTCGCCGAGTGCATCCGCCAGGCGAAGAGCAGTCGCCAGGAAGCCGTCCAGATGAACATCTTCACGGCCCTGCTCTGCGCTCTGAAGAATCTGACGGACAGCAAGACCAGTTTGGGCCAAGAGGACGTCCGCAAGAGTGCCACAGCCCTGATAGTTGCCTCGCTCACCAGTTCCAACTCGACCATTCGCTGTGCAGCCGGAGAAGCCCTGGGCAGACTGGCCCAGGTGGTGGGAGACTCGCACTTCACAGCGGAACTGGCGCAGAACAGCTTCGACAAGCTGAAGTCGGCGAGGGATGTTGTCACAAGGACGGGGCATTCGCACGCTCTGGGATGCCTGCATCGCTATGTTGGTGGCATGGGCTCATCGCAGCACTTGAGCACCAGTGTCTCCATCCTATTGGCCCTGGGCCAGGACAGTGCCTCGCCGGTGGTGCAGGCTTGGTCCCTATACGCCCTCGCCCAAATAGCCGACTCCGGAGGACCCATGTTCCGGGGCTATGTGGATGCCACGTTGACCCTTAGCCTGAAGCTCTTGCTCACTGTTCCGCACGCCCATGTGGATGTCCATCAGTGCGTGGGTCGTGTGGTTAATGCCTTGATCACCACCGTGGGACCGGAACTGCAAGGCGGTGTGGCCAGCATGCGAGGATCCTTCCTGTGCTCGGCAGCACTGCTCCAGGCCCACTCGGATCCCTTGGTCCAAGCCGAAGCTATCGGGTGCCTGCAGCAGCTCCACTTGTTTGCCTGCAAGTCGCtgcagctggaggagctggTGCCCACACTGGTCGGCATGCTGGCCAGCAATTATTTCATCCTTCGGAAGGCAGCCGTGTCCTGTCTTCGCCAGCTGGCTCACCGGGAAGCCAAGGAAGTGTGCGAACTAGCTCTGACCATTAATGCGGAGCAGCTGCCGGACTTGGTGATCACCGAGTACGGACTGCCGGGACTACTCTTCTCGCTGCTGGACACCGAAACTGACGCCGAGATGCTCCGGAACATCCACGACACTCTCACCTCCATGCTGCAAATGCTGGCTGCGGACAACCTCAGCTCGTGGCTGAGCCTCTGCAAGAACGTCCTGACAGTGGCCGTCGAGGGAGGTCTCAACGACGATGCGGCGGCGGCAGAGCAGGCGAAGGGCAAGGAGGGCGGCGGAGATCaggaggacgacgacgacgaggaggagtATGCCGATGATGTGACCGAATATCGTGCCGAGGAAAACACATCCACCCATCCGGCAGTGCAGCCCCGGTGGCCCACCAGAGTGTTCGCCGCTCAGTGCGTTCGGAGGATCATCGCCAGCTGTGAGGCGGCCAGCGCCGTGCACTTTGACCTGCTCCAGGCCAAGGAGCAGCAGCTGATTCGCTCGCGCGGGGACTACCTCATTCTTCACCTGGCGGAGCTCATTCGTATGTCCTTCATGGCGGCCACCTCTGACTCGGATCAGCTGCGATTAGAGGGGTTGCGCACGCTCCAGGAGATCATCGACCGGTTCGCCAACATCCCTGAGCCCGAGTTCCCCGGTCATCTTCTCCTGGAGCAGTTCCAGGCCCAGGTGGGCGCCGCTTTGCGACCCGCTTTCGCTCCGGACACTCCGTCTCATGTGACGGCAGCCGCCTGTGAAGTGTGCTCCGCTTGGATCGGCTCCGGGGTGGCCCGCGACATTGGGGACTTGCGGCGGGTGCACCAGCTACTCGTGAGCTCCCTGAGCAAGCTGTCGTCCAAAACGAACAGCACCCAGCTGTACAACGAGTCCATGGCCACCCTGGAAAAGCTGAGCATCCTGAAGGCCTGGGCCGAGGTCTACATCGTGGCCATGCTGAGCAACGGAAAGGCGCCGGCTTCGCTGCTGAACCTGCAGTCGCAAGAGTCGGGGATCCAATCCCTGACCAATGTGGATGCGGATCAAGATCTGCCCGACAGCAGGGGCGAAAGTCTCTTGGGCCTGGTGCAGCCGGAGCTTCACAATCTCTCCACCCACTGGCTGAGCGCAATGAAGGACCACGCCCTGTTGCTACTCCCGGCCGAGTTCCAGTCCCAGCTGCCCCATGATGGGGGAGCTTTCTACACCACGGACACGATCAACTCCTCGAAACCCCACTACATGGCCAGTTGGCCACCCATCCTGTACGCCTCTGCGCTTTGGTTGAGGGACGAGGGCTTCGCCCGGCATCTGGACACCGATGAGACCACTGCGGAATCGAACAACAACCAGATCACCCACGGATCTCTATCAGCGGACCGATTCCACATGATCTTCGGCATCTGCATGGAGGCTCTGTGCAGCATGAGGAGCTCCGAACGGCCGAGGAACATTATTAGTTGCCTGAGATCCCTACACAGCATCTTCGATTCGGATTGGGCCAGGAGGCAGCTGGTCAAGGATCGCGCACTCACCATAGAACTGTGCCACGTGCTGCACAGGCAGATCCTGACCAGGGATGAGCTGCTCGTCCAACTACTCTGCGTGGAAATACTGAAGCAGACAATAAGGGCGGCTCGCGAGGATCTGGAGAGGAAGCGGGACGACAACGCCAACTCAGAGGACGAGAAGAGAGGAGAGCGACTGGGCGAGGACGACTCTATGCAGCCGGGCAGCTCCCACGTCTACGCAGTCCTGGAGGTCTGTCTGTGCTTATTCGTGCGCCAGATTCCCAGCATGAATCCCACACGGCAGGGATCCGGCCTCCAGCTGGACTTCTCGTACGCCAAAATGGCCACCGGCACTTCGTTCTTCTCGGTGCTGGGCGACGACAATGGTCTTCTGGTGGCCAGTGGGCTGCAGTGCGTCGAACAGTTGCTGGACTTGTGCACGCCCAAGGGCGCCCTGGCCATTCTGCCCACCGTCCTCTACATGACCACCAGCATCGTCAAGGAGATCGCCAACAAATCGTCCATTGATAGCACCATTCTGGCCAACACAAGCGCCGTGAAGGCTGCCCTGCAGTGTCTGCGATCCGTTTGTGTCCACAAGTGGGCCAAGGTGGAGGAGTCGTCGGAGGAGTGGCAGCAGTTGCTCCAAAGCGCACTGGCCACCATTGTCGACTTGACGAAGACCGCCGGCGACAATGAGGAGAGAAGGGTTGACGAGGTCACCATGCTGCTGGCCATCGCTGTCTTCATCCTGCACACGCCCGCCGCTGTCGTGGCCACGCCCTCGCTGCAGTATCCCTGCATCAACCACTTCCGGCAGTGCCTGCAGTCGGAGCACATGTCCGTGAAGCTGCGATGCATCGAAACCACTCGCTCCATCTTCGCCCACGCGGACCTGAAGACAGCCACGCCCTATATCCACGCCCTGGCCCCCAGGATCATCGAGTCGCTGTACGCGGAGTCCAGCAAAGCGCCATCCAACGAGCTGGAACTCCAGGTCACCCTGGAGAGCATAGTCACCGTGGAGCAGCTGATTGATCTGGCAGAGCCCCAACACC GAAACATGAACTTGCTACAAG ACATCCAAATGCTGACGCTGCTGGTGCCCGTACTTATCGGATTCCTGTCCGAGCCATGTCGATTGAGGACGCTGCCCAAGTACCAGAGACAGTTGCACGACCAGGCGCTGCAATGGCTGCTGAAGATCGGTCCCAAGTACCCCAAGGAGTTCAAGGCCCTGATGGGCCAGACGCCGGAGCTGCGCCAGAAACTGGAGGCCGCCATCCGCAGCCAGCAGCAGTCGATTAACATCGCCCAGAAGGCGTCCGAGGCCCAGAGGAGCGGCCTGCTGGCCAAGCCACAGAAGCCCACGATCAAGCTGAAAACGGACTTCAGCAACTTCCAATAA